The following coding sequences are from one Nicotiana tabacum cultivar K326 chromosome 1, ASM71507v2, whole genome shotgun sequence window:
- the LOC107818916 gene encoding uncharacterized protein LOC107818916, with amino-acid sequence MSGSVNRVENDNLENHRENGVAIPVISMPLQNPDNAPRPIPADAGSQDAQQVDENSHTDRSIQHGDQQEAQKTPARDEQGVSLHVIFKMLQAQQLAIAQLQSHPKTPSTVAPKTIPPVEQVSERASNNNRSIADPAIVKTLEDLTKSIESGEKVIAANDKKIGTYNFRVDQIPGSPPVLKGVDSKKFAQRPFLEETALKPIPKKFRMPELPKYNGTSDPDECVTSYTCAAKGNGIKSDEIGSVFLKKFGETLSKGAAMWYHNLASNSIDPFAMQADPSTKAHAGALKVATKKSDVFKIKQRENETLREFVSRFQMERMELPLVSDDWAVQVFTQGLNERSSVASKQSKQNLIKYPAVTWSDVHNQYQSEIRAEDDQLGAPSGSVYPSRLLAKESKSNKERYPQYIEDRRNAPRCNLPRNGRRMDRGQYPRRLINRARFDRDTRPTGAPCLSEYNFNVAASDIVFTISKTRDAKWPRPI; translated from the coding sequence ATGTCCGGCTCAGTGaacagagttgagaacgacaaccttgaaaaccacAGAGAAAACGGTGTGGCCATTCCAGTTATTAGCATGCCACTGCAAAACCCCGATAACGCACCTAGACCGATTCCAGCGGACGCGGGTTCGCAAGACGCACAGCAGGTCGATGAAAACTCGCACACCGATAGGAGCATACAACAtggcgaccaacaggaagcccaaaagaCCCCAGCTCGGGATGAACAAggagttagtcttcatgttattttcaaaatgttgcaggcacaacagctagctatcgctcagctgcaaagccatccgaagactcctAGCACGGTAGCACCGAAAACTATTCCCCCGGTCGAACAAGTATCGGAGAGAGCAAGCAACAACAACAGATCAATAGCCGACCCTGCCATCGTGAAAACACTCGAGGACCTCACTAAAAGTATCGAGTCGGGTGAGAAAGTGATAGCAGCCAACGACAAGAAGATCGGAACCTATAACTTCagagtcgaccaaatcccgggctCACCCCCGGttctgaagggtgtagattcgaagaagttcgcaCAACGGCCGTTCCTAGAGGAAACGGCTCTGAAACCCATTCccaagaaattcagaatgccggaactcccaaagtacaatGGGACATCAGACCCCGATGAATGCGTTACTTCCTACACTTGCGCAGCGAAAGGCAACGGCATAAAGAGCGATGAGATCGGGTCCGTATTtctgaaaaagttcggggaaacactctcaaagGGGGCCgcgatgtggtatcacaacttggcttCTAACTCCATAGATCCATTCGCCATGCAAGCAGACCCCTCTACAAAGGCACACGCCGGTGCCCTCAAAGTAGCAACGAAGAAATCTGAcgttttcaaaattaagcaaagagagaatgaaacGTTGCGGGAATTCgtgtctcgctttcaaatggaacggatggagctaccGCTAGTCTCCGACGATTGGGCAGTACAGGTTTTCACCCAAggtctgaacgaacgaagctcggtggcttcaaaacagTCGAAACAGAACTTGATCAAGTATCCagctgtgacctggtcggacgtccacaatcAGTACCAGTCAGAAAtcagggccgaggatgaccagttgggagccccctcgggctcagtatatccgAGCAGACTCCTGGCGAAGGagtcaaaatcaaacaaagaaagatacccGCAGTACATcgaagataggaggaatgccccgaggtgcaacctacctcgcaacggtCGGAGAATGGATCGAGGACAATATCCTCGAAGGCTCATCAACAGAGCCAGATTCGACAGAGACACAAGGCCAACGGGGGCACCTtgcctatcagaatacaacttcaacgtcgctGCATCGGACATCGTGTTCACCATCAGCAAAACCAGGGACGCCAAATGGCCCCGGCCTATTTAG